The genome window atattagtaTCTATTTCATGGAGTTTTGCAAAGATAATGGATGTAATCTGCATAGTGCAGTAAGAATTGTAAATAAAGTATTAACTTTGTATTTGTTATCATTACTAaacataaaatgttttctgatgTATTAAACtctgattttaataaaattttacctAACAAATGCAAGCCTCTATTGGTAGGTCTTAGAATCGTTATTATAGTCAGTGGGAATATCCTACACATCCCATCCCAGAGTCTGGCTGAaaccaggaaatatttgcaacttatggccttttggggcttcccaggtggtactagtggtaaagaactcgcctgccaatgcaggagacataagagatatggtttcaatccctgggctgggaagatcccttggaggagggcatggcaacccactccatttatccttgtttggagaattccagggacagaggagcctggtgggctacagtccattgggttgcaaagagttgaacacgactgaagcgacttctcacacacacacatacacacacacacgtcctttTTACTTTACCTTCTCATCTCCCCACtctttgttctataaaagaaGCTAGCATCCTGACCCCAGCAAGATGGTTCTCTAGGACATTAGAATGCCATCTTCTGGGACTCctggcttttaaaataaagtcattaaTTCTTCATCCCAAAACTTTGTCTCCCAATTTATTGACATGTCGTGTGGCTTGCGGAACAAtcttggacttggtaacagaaGTTCCTGCTATTGGTATTATAAATGTGTGGTGCCTGCGATTGTTGGTGACTCTGACATCCTTGTGTTGCAGGAAGCGGGACCcattccagggcctgagagtgggctcttgtttAACACTCAGAATGAATTGTCCACAGAGACTTgggctgacaaagcaagagattttattgggaagggaagcccaggcagagagcagcaaGGTAAAAGAACACAGGAGATTGGCTCTGTCACATGTCTTGCAGTTCCGGCGacgggattagtttccaggttgacTCTGGCTAATCACTCTGATGCGGGGTCATTCCTAGGGGTGCATATACTGCTCAGCCAAGATGCATTTCAGCGAgcaggattctgggaggtggtaggacatgtggcatctccttttgacctttcccaaattcttccgGTTGGTAGTGGCttgttagttccgtgttccttattgggacctcctgtcataaaataactcatggGAATGATCACTTTGGTTGCCTGGTCAAAGTGGGCACtttcagtcagtgtgtttcccctaacacttgtttactgatatggcagcaGAGACCCAGTCATACTTCTTTGTACTTTCACCACTTCTTCCTATGCCCTCTGTAACTCTTTCCAAAAATAGTTGCTTGTCCCTATTGCATGTATGTAGAAATAAATAAGACTGGGTCTCTCTTGAGAAGTTCACTATTCAGCAAGGGTGACAAGTACATAAATATACTGCTGTCAAAGGTGATACATGCCATGAGGGAGGTGACTGGTGAGGGCCATGGGAATATACAGGAGAGATAACCAATTCAGAGGTAGGTAATAGCAAGTAGATCCTGATCTCAGCCCTTCTGAGGTGAGGAGGAGTTTAGAAAAGCAGGAGAGACAAAATGTTCCAAGGAAAGGAAATGGGCTAAGACAAAGAGGTAAAATAACATGTCAATTTCTGGGGACTAGAAATACTACAGTTGCTTGGAGCCTGAGGTTGCTAAAGGGACGGTGTGTGGAAAAAATGAGACTGGATGAGACTGGTGTGTGAAAAATGAGATGGCCATGCAGGACCTGAGAGTCAGCTCAGAGgccttatttttaattatgaaggCAATGGAACCCTTAAAGGACTTACTCTGGGTAGTGACGTAAGAAAATTTTCACTTGAGAACAATTAATCTGGTGGCAGTATAAAGTGAATGGATTAAGAGGAAAgcaagaagaattgatgcttttgaactgtggtgttggagaagactcttgagagtcccttggactgcaaggagatccaaccagtccattctaaaggagatcagccctgggtgttctttggacggaatgatgctgaagctgaaactccagtactttggccacctcatgcgaagagttgactcattggaaaagactctgatgctgggagggactgggagcaggaggagaaggggacgacagaggataagatggctggatggcatcaccgactcaatggacgtgagtctgagtgaactccgggagttggtgatggacagggaggcctggcgtgctgcgactcatggggtcacaaagagtcagacacgactgagcgactgaactgaactgaactgaagaataaagaGGCCCAAGGAAAAGAAGCCCTTGAATGAGACAAGAGGATGGGGCCAGAGAGTCAGTAACAAAAATAACAGAGGAAGGGGTCCTAGAAACATTAAGAGCAGAAACTCACAATTAAATGGGAGCTGTCAACAATGTCACAAGTCTCAATGCCAcagattccaggaaaaaaaaaaaaaaaaaaacacctgaaaaGTGTCCATTGGCTCTAACGTGGGAGACCATCAATGACCTTAATGAGTGCTGTTTCTCTGAGAGTGTGGTAGAAGAAGGAATATAGGTTGAGGAACAAATACGTGAATTTACTAAATGGCAGACTTTCTGAGGCTGTGACTCAACCTTATTCACTATGTATCCTCAGTGAATAGTAATTGTCTTCGCTTGGGCTTCCATAACACATTActactgagtggcttaaacaatagaaactcATTTCTCAGAGACTTGGAGActgggaagtctaagatcaagttGCCAGTAAGGTTTTCATTCTGAGGCCTCTTTTCTTGGCTTGCAGATAGCCACATTCTTTCTATATCCTGTCAGTTgtgagagagaatgagagtggtttctctttgtcttcttaGAAGGGCGCTGAACCATCAcgagggccccaccctcaggaCCCTGTTCTTGTACATCCCTATTTACCtgccaaaggccccatctcctacACCATCACACTGAATATCTgagggacacaaatattcagcccGTAACAGCAAGCAATTGGTACATTTTAGATGTTTAGTAAATATTGGTCAAATAAATGCTTATGTAGTGATGATGTGGCATCAATTTTCTTTAACagtgatgagaaaaataaagtgataagCTAGAGGGAGTTAAggatatattttgaattaaatttgcatGGTTATATGCtagagtttggagaaggaaatggcaacccagtccagtattcttgcctggagaatcccatggacagaggagcctggcatggggtcgcaagagtcagacatgacttagtgactaaaccaccaccaccatgctaAAGATACTGAGCCAGTAGTAAGGGAGAAATTGAGGAtataagtaaaagagaaaattattacTTGAGAGAGGTCCCTGAGGTagagaatgggggtggggaagaaaacaAGAATCTAGAATCAGATTGGTCCTGAGAGATCTCTCCCATTACCTTGCAACTAAAGAGTGAGGTCTAACAATGAGTTTGAACATGGAGGCAAGGAGTTGAGGAATTTcttgataattattttattttgcccaACAAATAAGAAGCATGATTGTTTCACAAAAATGAGGTGGGGCATAGTAGGACAAGAGAGGAGACGAGAACTGATGATTTGTAATAGTAATAGCAACTGAGTAGAGagtagattgggcttcccaggttttgctagtggtaaagaatttgccagccagtgcaggagacatagaggtttgggttcaatccctgggtcgggaagatctcctggaggaggttatggcaatccactccagtattcatgcttgggaaatccctcagacagaagagcctgggaggctacagttcatggggtcaccaagagttagacaccactgaagtgacttaacacacacacagagtggatCATCCAGAGATCCAAAGATTACTAGACAATAATAACGGAAAGTCTCACTGCTCACTGGGTACAGATGCTGGGATTCCAATGTGGTTTTTCTCCAGCTTATCTTATTGACTACAGTCTTTAGACTTCCTTCTTGTTAGCACTTAACAAGAAACCTGCCATGGTCAGTTCTTGTCTTTTATGACTCAAAAAGTGATTTCCAGACAAAATATCTGTACCATTCTTTAGTGCAGATTCGGTGAATAAAATAATGGGAAGTGCGAAATCCCCTTTATGAGAGTTTTTCAACTCTCAGAATGCATGAGAATGTAGGGTTTTGGGGGTTGTTGATTGTGTCCATCCAGaaacttttccttcctttttctggtTTAGACAGTGACGTAGAGAGAGTAAATTCCTCATTGATTTTTTGTAGACAGTGACTCACCATGCAAAATTTTATCAAACAGGAAGTGCCTGAGAGCTGCACCAGCTGTGGGGGAAGAGTATGATTCTCTTCTGAGGGAAAATTTCTACCCAGGACAGTTTGAGGGACAGGTGTTCATAGTCTTGGACTCACATTTGGAATGGAAAACAGAATATGGCCATAACAATGAGCAATGACACCATCAGGCagccaagaaacaagaaaagcacaAAGGAGGAGTGGCTGGTGTCCTTGGATGGCCAGTCCCCAGTGCAGCCTGGTCCATGCATGTCCAGGATGTGGTTGTTCCAGCCCAGGAGAGATGCTCCTGACCACACTATTGAGGACAGCCAGATGCAAGGAATGGTCCTCCAGGCCTGGGGGAAATGGATCACTCTGGCATGGATCATGCAAATCTAACACTCATACGCCAGCCTGGTTAGGGTGATGATGGAAACAATCCCTGCAAGATGAGAAAGTGGGACAGCATAGCAGGGCATGGTGGGGGTGCAGGGGAGTGCGGGAAGACCCACCAGGAGTGATACATTCATCACCGCAATATCTTACACAGCATCTGGAACCAACAAAGTGCCCCCAAAGCCAaaatatctaaaaagaaatatgcCTCCCAGTCCTCTGGAAATTCAATTGGAGATACATCTACTCAGAAAGTGTGGAGTGGAAAAGGCATGTGttcttcagtcaccaagtcgtatctgactcttttgcaaccctatgaactgtagcccaacaggcgcctctgtccatgggacttcccaggcaagaatactggagtgggttgccatttccttctccaggatgtctttccaacccagagattgaactcgagtctcctacattggcaggcagattctttaccgctgagccaccagggaagcccatgcgaATTACAGCAGGACAAAAACAAAAGCTCTAAAATCAGCTCTGGCCTAATGGTGCAGGTGTTGTGTTAAATTTTCTGAGAGAGAAAAATTCCAGAAACTCTGGAGTGGTTCAGGAAGAGTCACTAAAACAGTCATCTCTTGGTTTTCTCTTCTCTCAACTGTTTGACTCAGCTATAGAGATGATGTCAAAGTAGGTCCCACAGGTGTGAACTGACCAAAGTGATGGTCAAATTGCACGGGAGCTGTGTTAACCTACCTACTAGCTCTGTCAGCCTATGAACTGTCACATGCATGACTTCTGACAAGGGATGGAAGTCTGTGAGACTGTGTCTTCATCTATGCCTCTATTTCGCAACAATTAGGCTTTAacaatattattcttttatttctctgccCCTCCTGAGAGAGTGATTTATTCATGCATTAAGCTCCTTTTAAGTACCTACTGTGCTCTGGGCACTGGGCCGAAACTGGCAACTCAACAATGATGGAAACTCAGAAATCTAGATTTTTAGAGGGGAGGCAGATGAGTTAAGCAACTGTAAAAACTATACAGGAAGTAAAGGTTACAATTTTGATACAATATATTGTAGGAATCACAGAAAAAGGCACTTGTGAATAAGGCAAGAAAAGTGcattccaggaagaaggaagaattaTGTCCTGGAACATGGAGACAATAAACGACAGAAAATGGTCTAAGAATGAGGAGAGGATTCCGAGACACTGGGGCTCAGAGAATAACTAGAAAGGAAAGATAACGTCACAAGGAGGAAATAGGATCTTATTAAGAAAGGCTGTTAATTTCTTGCTAAAGTTTTCATTTGGTTGtttgttcctatttttcttttcctttgtggcctttttctgcttaaaatagTAAGTTATAAATCCATTACATCGTCATGCTTTTTAAGCATAGAAGTGACAATAGTTaagttctccttttcttcctctgtctttttcctctgaaaaaacAGTCACTGAAGCAGCTGTATAGAATCAGAAACACAGTCTAATGCATGGAAACCATCTAGCAGGCTTTTGCAATAGTCCAGGAAAGATATGATGGAGCCTGAATTAGGATATTTTTATAGGTATGAACAGTGAAGTCTGTATTCCAGAGACATTTAGCAATTAATATCATCAGAATCCTCCAACTTCTTGAAtgtgaagaaagaggagagtggagtcAGAATTACTTGGAGGTTTCTGACCTGACTGATGAGTAAAGAGAGTGGTTAATGAATACAAAAATCTACTACAAAATATATGGGTAGATAGTGAAATGTTGCAGCTATGACCCGTGGAtaacaccaggattcttggcctccagagcaGAGGATTTCCATCTGGGGCCAGAGAGGAGG of Bubalus bubalis isolate 160015118507 breed Murrah chromosome 5, NDDB_SH_1, whole genome shotgun sequence contains these proteins:
- the OPN3 gene encoding LOW QUALITY PROTEIN: opsin-3 (The sequence of the model RefSeq protein was modified relative to this genomic sequence to represent the inferred CDS: inserted 1 base in 1 codon; substituted 3 bases at 3 genomic stop codons), whose protein sequence is MNVSLLVGLPALPCTPTMPCYAVPLSHLAGIVSIITLTRLAYECXICMIHARVIHFPQAWRTIPCIWLSSIVWSGASLLGWNNHILDMHGPGCTGDWPSKDTSHSSFVLFLFLGCLXGVIAHCYGHILFSIPNCDGVGDGAFGRAKLLLNIQLYFLPAEFXRALLQLLCFXLLRCHTPAKDLSTVGREMRLRSSVKSQKDRDRPKKKVTFNSSSITFIITNDASLSVGDSDRTNGSKVDVIQVHPLLD